The genomic stretch CATCACGCAACGGGATTGCCGCTTGCCGCCGTCGTTCATTCACGTCTTCGATCTTCTGCGCCGTCTCGTATGCCTCGCGAGCCAGATGGAGCTGAAATTCCAGAGCCTCTAATCCCGCTTCCGTAACGAGGTTCGGATGAGGTGAAACCGGGCGGTCGGGCAGCAGAGTCTCCGACGCAGTTTCGGCACTGTCTTCCTTGGTGAAGGCAACACTCAAGTCAGCCTCCTTTTTCGTGAGATATGGTAGGGCGCTTCATTAACGCCACCCCAGGGCGGGAGCGACGTGGGTCAGGATCGCTTCGATCACATGCGCGTTGTAGGCAACGCCCAATTGGTTGGGAACGGTCAGCAGCAGCGTATCGGCCTCGGTGATAGCTTCGTCTTTCCTGAGCTGCTCGATTAGGACATGCGGCTCGGCGGCATAGCTACGGCCGAAGATCGCCCGGGTCCTCTCGTCGATGAATCCGATCTGGTCATCATCTTCGCGCCCGCGCCCAAAATAGGTGCGGTCACGATCGTCCATCAGTGCGAAGATGCTGCGGCTGACTGAGACCCGCGGCTCGCGCGTCTGACCGGCCTCTTTCCAGGCGGCACGGTAGGCCCGGATCTGAGCGGCCTGCTGCACATGGAAGGCCTCGCCTGTTTCGTCGTTTTTGAGCGTCGAGCTCTGCAGGTTCATCCCAAGCTTTGCTGCCCAGATCGCCGTGGCGTTCGAGCCGGCGCCCCACCAAATCCGGTCGCGCAGGCCTTCAGAATAGGGTTCCAGGCGCAACAGCCCGGGCGGATTTGGAAACATGGGTCGTGGATTCGGCTGGGCGAAGCCCTCGCCGCGCAGCAGATCGAAGAACACCTCGGCATGACGCCGCCCCATGTCGGCGTCATTCTGGCCCTCGGCCGGTTGATAACCGAAATACCGCCAGCCATCGATCACCTGCTCGGGCGAGCCTCGGCTGATGCCGAGCTGCAGCCGCCCGCCGGCGATGAGATCGGCTGCGCCCGCGTCCTCGGCCATGTAGAGCGGGTTCTCGTAGCGCATGTCGATCACCGCCGTCCCGATCTCGATGCGGCTTGTCTTCGCGCCGACGGCCGCTAGGAGCGGGAAAGGCGAGGCAAGCTGGCGGGCGAAGTGATGGACTCGAAAATAGGCCCCGTCCGCGCCCAACTCCTCGGCCGCGACGGCGAGCTCGATGGATTGCAGGAGCGTGTCTGCGGCCGAGCGGGTCTGTGATTGCGACGAGGGCGTCCAGTGCCCGAACGAGAGAAAGCCGATCTTCTTCATGCGGGCAATCTATTGATATCCAGGTTGGTTTGCGACCGTCCGCGCTCGTGCGCGGACGGCTTTGGCTACTTCATGAACGGGGGTCCCGCCAGCGAGCGGCAGCATAACGGAGCCGCAGGCGCGTGGCGGTGGTCAGATTCGAAATGGCTTCCCGCACACCACCTGGCAGTCAGCGCCTGTCCCAGGAGCCGCGTCATGGCCTGGGAGGGGCCGCCCTGCCGAGGGCCGGGCGCGGCCGGCTCGAAGCGCGAAGGCCCGGTCCTGGAAGGTCGGAGACAAAAGTAGAACCGCTGTGCCAGTTTTGTGTCAGTTGGCACATGCTTTCTTGGTCTGTTCCGGCCGAAATAGCTGAAATGGCTGAAACCGACGACAAAGCCAAAACGTCGAATTATGCTGATTTTACAGGGCTTTTGCGATGGAATGAATGGTGCTGCCAGACAGGATTGAACTGTCGACCTCTCCATTACCAATGGAGTGCTCTACCACTGAGCTACGGCAGCATGCCCGGATCAGGAGAATCGGCCCAAACACGGGCCCTACAGGCGGCCGGTTCTTGCCACAACGACCCCTCTGGCGCAAGCACGCGGCAGGGTCAGAAGCGTAGAAGAAGGCCCAAAAAATCGGCTGAGTCACCCGCTTTCTGCTTCAACCCTTGCAACTCCGGGCCGATCCGGTTCCCGGTTTCCTCAGTCCGCTCCGCCAGCGCTTTAAGCGGGCCGGACATGGCCTCGAATTCGATCATTTTGCGGGATTCGTCGCATTTGAAGCGCCGTTACTCCCCAAATGGCCAGTTGCCGATATTGGCGGAAAATCCCAGCGTGGCATCATGAGCGGGGCTGGCCGTGCGGCGTTGGTTGCGCCCGTGCATGTGGTTCGGTCGCGGGTGTATTCTCCCGGAATGACTTTGTATTCGAGCGGGCCTGCGATGAAAGACGATCAAGCCAAGCGCGAGCGACAACCGGGGTCGCCTGTGAAGGATTCGCGACAGGACCGGTTGAAGCTGGCGCTGCGCGAAAATCTCAAGCGCCGAAAATCGCAAGCGCGCGGGCGTAGCGATGCGGTGGGCGCATCTTCCGAAGACGCTGAAGCGCCACTAGATGACGGCAGCGGAAAAGAGCCGGGCCGTTAGCCGTCGGGAAAATCCCGGCCGTTCGCCGGAAGGCCCCAAAAATGCTTTCCGCACAAGTGACGATTCAATTTTCTTTCCAGGCAAGCGAGCGGCGAGATGAGCGCAGACAACACCACGGCCGATCCGGCGACAGCGACTAATTCCTTTGCGTTCCCGCGTCATGAGCAGACCTTCCCGACGCTGATGCCGCACGAAATCGACCGCATGCGCCGGTTCGGCGAGGTGGTCTTCTTCAAGCACGGCGAAGCGCTGTTCGAGACCGGCAAGCCGGGGCCAGGCATGTTCGTGATACTGTCGGGCGAAGTCGTGATCACCCAGCGCGACGGCCTTGGCCATGTCTCCCCGGTGATCGATCAGGGCCCGGGTCAATTCCTGGCCGAGATCGGCCAGCTCTCCGGCCGCGTCGCGCTGGTCGACGGCCACGCCGAGGGCGATGTCGAAACGCTGCTGATTCCCCCCGACAAACTGCGCGCGCTGCTGGTCGCGGAAGCCGATCTCGGCGAGCGCATCATGCGCGCGCTGATCCTGCGCCGGGTCAGCCTGATCCAGGGCGGCGTCGGCGGCCCGGTGCTGATCGGCCCTGTTTCGCTCGGCGACATGGCGCGGCTGCAGAGTTTCCTGGCGCGCAACGGCCAGCCGCATAATCTGCTCGATCCCGCCACCGACAAGGACGCCGCCGACCTCGTCGCGCGCTATTCGGCCTCGCGCGCCGATCTGCCGCTGGTGGTGTGCCCGGACGGCACGGTGCTGCGCAATCCCACCGAGACGGCGCTTGCGATGGCGATGGGTATGATCGGTCACCACGGGCCCGACAAGGTTTACGATGTCGCGGTGGTCGGCAGCGGTCCGGCCGGGCTCGCCACCGCGGTCTATGCGGCCTCGGAAGGGTTGTCGGTCGCGGTGTTCGACTCGCGGGCCTATGGCGGTCAGGCCGGCGCCAGCGCGCGAATCGAAAACTATCTGGGATTTCCGACCGGGATATCCGGGCAGGCGCTGGCGGGGCGCGCCTTCAGCCAGGCGCAGAAGTTCGGCGCCGAAATGCTGATCCCGGTGTCGATCAAGTCGCTCGACTGCTCGAAGAGCAGCGGCGCCTTCGAACTCGCGACCCAATGCGGACGCTTCCTGCGTGCAAGATCAATCGTGGTGGCCAGCGGGGCGCGCTATCGGCGGCCCGAGATCGAAAATCTCGACCGGTTTGAAGGCCGCGGCGTCTGGTACTGGGCTTCGCCGATCGAAGCCAGGCTGTGCGCCAACCAGGACGTCGTGCTGGTCGGTGGCGGCAATTCCGCCGGACAAGCTGCGGTGTTCCTCTCGGGACACGCGCGAAAAGTTTACATGATGATCCGTGGCGGCGGCCTCGGCTCCAGCATGTCGCGCTATCTGATCGAGCGCATCGAGGCGACGCCGAACATCGAATTGATTTTCAACGCCGAAGTGGTCGGGCTGGAAGGCAGCGAAACGCTCGCGCGCGTGCGCTGGCGCAGCCGCCTGGGTCCGGATGTTTACATGCTCGACGTCCGCAACCTGTTCCTGTTCGTCGGCGCTGATCCGGCGACCGGCTGGCTCGAGGGCTGCGGCGTCAAGGTCGACCGCGCCGGATTCGTGCTGACCGGCGTGCAGGACGGCCAGAACGGCGAACGCCCGGTGCCGCCCCTGGAGACCACCGTGCCTGGCGTGTTCGCGGTCGGCGACGTGCGCTCGGGCTCGGTCAAGCGCGTCGGCGGCGCCATCGGCGAGGGCGCGCAGGTCGTGGCGGCGCTGCACGGCTTTCTCGGCGACAGCGCCAAGCCGGCGCTGTAGAACAAAGCGTTTTCAAGCGGGGCCTGTCCCGCACTTGATGCGGGATGGATGCCGGTTCGCATAGCAATCAAGCTTGCGCAGATTGCGTCGACTTATCTGCGTAGAAAACGCGTCAAAACAAAGAAAGCGCATGTCAAAAGGCTGCACCCACATCGCCGGCATCCATACCGTCACGCCGAGCGCGCTCGGCTGCGAGGAATGCCTCAAGAGCGGCAGCCGGTGGCTGCATCTGCGGATCTGCCGCAGCTGCGGCCATGTCGGCTGCTGCGACGATTCCCCGAACAAGCACGCCACCGCGCATTTCCACGCCACCGGCCATCCGATCATCGAAGGCTATGATCCGCCGGAAGGCTGGGGCTGGTGCTATGTCGATGAAGTGCTGTTCGACCTCTCGAACCGCAAGACACCGCATAACGGGAAAATCCCGCGTTATTACTAGCTCCAGTTTTTTGAGCTGCCTTTATTTGTGACAGACATGCAAACTGTTCAAGCAAATCCATACTTTAGTTGATGCACATGATATGCTGACCATCCTGCCACGGATGCATGTGGTAATTTTCTCCGCTGCGTCGTAACCTGCTGACCGGTTCTCAACGGGGAGTGCACCACATGGTCTTGGGGATGAGCTTGGCGACGTTCACGTTGGTTCACGTGATCATCAGCCTGATCGGAATTGTCGCAGGCCTGGTCGTGATGTTCGGGATGCTCGCCTCCGACCGGAAGCCGGGACTGACTGCGATCTTCCTGCTGTTCACGATCCTGACCAGCGCCACCGGCTTCCTGTTTCCGTTCACGCAGCTGCTGCCGTCGCACATGATCGGCATCCTCTCGCTGGTGCTGCTGGCGATCGCCTGCATCGCGCTCTACGCCATGAAGCTTTCCGGCTCGTGGCGCTGGATCTATGTGGTGACGGCCCTGCTCTCGCTCTACTTCAATGTGTTCGTGCTGGTGATCCAGAGCTTCCTCAAGATACCGGCGCTGACCGCGGTGGCGCCGGGCAATCCGCCGTCCGGACCGGTGTTCGCGGTGGTCCAGGGCATCGTGCTGGTGTTCTTCGTCCTGATGATCATCGGCGCGTGGCGGCGATTCAAGCCGGCGTGAAATTCGGCTGAACCAGTCTCGTCATTCCGGGGCGCGCGAAGCGCGAACCCGGAATCTCGATCAACATATCTCTGGATTCCGGGTCCACGCTTACGCGTGTCCCGGAATGACGACAAAGAGGAGCGCATCATGCCCACGATCACGACCAAGGACGGCATCGAGATTTTCTACAAGGACTGGGGCTCGGGGCAGCCCATCGTGTTCAGCCACGGCTGGCCGTTGTCATCAGATGACTGGGACGCGCAGATGCTGTTCTTTCTCAACCACGGCTATCGCGTCATCGCCCATGACCGCCGCGGCCACGGCCGGTCCAGCCAGACCGGCGACGGCCATGACATGGATCATTATGCCGATGATTTGGCGGCGGTGACGGCGCATCTCGACCTTAAGAATGCGGTTCACGTCGGCCATTCCACCGGCGGCGGCGAGGTGGTGCACTACATTGCCCGCCATGGCGAGAGCCGGGTGGCAAAGGCGGCCATCATCAGCGCGGTGCCGCCGCTGATGGTGCAGACACCCGCCAATCCCGGCGGCCTGCCCAAGGAAGTGTTTGACGGATTGCAGGCGCAACTCGCGGCCAATCGCTCGGAATTCTATCGCGCCCTCCCGGCGGGGCCGTTCTACGGCTACAACCGGCCGGGCGCCAAACCTTCCGAGGCCGTAATCCAGAACTGGTGGCGCCAGGGCATGATGGGCGGCGCCAAGGCGCATTACGACGGCATCGTCGCGTTCTCGCAGACCGATTTCACCGACGACCTCAAGAAGATCAATGTGCCCGTGCTGGTGATGCATGGCGATGACGACCAGATCGTCCCCTATGCCGATTCCGGGCCGTTGTCGGCCAAGCTGTTGAAGAACGGCAGCTTGAAGACCTACAAGGGCTTTCCGCACGGCATGCCGACCACGGAAGCGGCCACGATCAACACCGATCTTCTGGCGTTCATCAAGCGATGAACGGAGTTCACCCGGCCATGAAAGTCATCCTGTTCGGCGCCACCGGCATGGTCGGGCAGGGCGTCTTGCGCGAATGCCTGATCGATCCGGGGATTGAGCGCGTGCTGGTGGTCGGGCGCAGCCCGACCGGGCGGACGCACGCCAAGCTCAGCGAAATCCTGCACGATGATTTTACGGATTTCTCGGCGATCGAATCCCAGCTCGCAGGATACGACGCCTGCTTCTTCTGCCTCGGGGTCTCCTCGGTCGGCATGGACGAGGTGCGCTACCGGCATCTGACCTACGATATCACGCTTGCGGCTGCGAAGACGCTGTCGCGGCTCAATCCCGGCATGGTGTTCACCTATGTCACCGGCCGCAGTACAGACTCGACCGAGCAGGGCCCGCAGATGTGGGCGCGGGTCAAAGGCAAGACCGAAAACGACCTGCTCAAGCTGCCGTTCAAGGCGGCGTATATGTTCCGGCCTGCCGGCATTCAGCCGCTGCACGGGGTGCGATCGAAGACATCATGGGTCCAGGCAATCTACGTCGTCACCGCGCCGCTGTTGTCATACCTCAATCGCGTCGCGCCGAAATACATGACGACCTCCGAGCAACTCGGCCGCGCCATGATCAAGGTGGCCAGGGACGGCTATCCGAAGCCGGTGCTGGAGAGCGAGGATATCAATCGCATTTAGTTGCTGTCATTCCGGGGCGCGCGTAGCGCGAACCCGGAATCCCGAGATTCCGGGTTCGGTGCTATGCACCGCCCCGGAATGACACTGCGGTTGGATCTCCAACCCATCAAATAGCCGCAAATTTCAAGGCCTTTTGCGCTGGGCGCGTACCCCCTATAGTCAAGAAATAATCAGGGCAGGAAATAATATGGACCGCATTCGTATTGTCGGCGGCAGCAAGCTCAACGGCACCATCGCGATCTCGGGTGCGAAGAATGCGGCGCTGCCTCTGATGATCGCAGGCTTGCTGACCGAGGAAACGCTGATCCTCGACAACGTGCCGCGGCTCGCCGACGTCGCGCAATTGCAGCGCATCCTCGGCAATCATGGCGTCGACATCATGTCCGCGGGCAAGCGGCCCGGCGACCGCGAATATCAGGGCCAGACCCTGCATATTTCGGCGGCCGATATCATCGACACCACCGCGCCCTATGAGCTGGTGTCGCGGATGCGCGCCAGCTTCTGGGTGATCGCGCCGCTCTTGGCCCGGATGCACGTGGCAAAGGTCTCGCTGCCGGGCGGCTGCGCGATCGGCACGCGGCCGGTCGATCTCTTGATCATGGCGATGCAGAAGCTCGGCGCCGATATCGCCATCGACGGCGGCTATGTGATCGCGAAAGCGCCGGGCGGCCTGCGCGGCGCGCCGATCGATTTCCCCAAGGTGACCGTGAGCGGCACCCATGTCGCGCTGATGGCGGCAAGCCTCGCCAGCGGCACGACTGAAATCACCAACGCGGCCTGCGAGCTGGAAATTAAGGACGTCGCCGACTGCCTCAACAAGATGGGCGCGCGCATCACCGGCGCCGGCACGCCGCGCATCGTCATCGAGGGCGTGGCAAAACTTCATGGCGCGCGGCATACCGTGCTGCCCGATCGCATCGAGGCCGGCACCTATGCGATGGCGGTGGCCATGACCGGCGGCGACGTGCAGCTCTCGGGCGCACGGCCGGAGCTGTTGCAGTCGGCGCTCGACATCTTGACCGAAGCCGGTGCCGTCGTCACCGTCAACAATGACGGCATTCGCGTCGCGCGCAACGGCGCGGGCATCAAACCGGTAAAGGTCTCGACCGCGCCGTTTCCGGGTTTCCCGACGGATCTGCAGGCGCAATTGATGGCGCTGATGGCCTGCGCCGGCGGCTCCTCGGAGATTACCGAGACGATCTTCGAAAACCGCTTCATGCACGTTCAGGAGCTGGCGCGGTTCGGCGCGAAGATTTCGCTCGACGGCGAGACCGCGACCATCGAGGGGTCCGCAATACTGCGCGGCGCGCCGGTCATGGCCACCGATCTGCGCGCGTCGGTGTCGCTGGTGATCGCGGGGCTTGCCGCCGAAGGCGAGACCATGGTCAACCGGGTCTATCACCTCGACCGCGGCTTTGAGCGGCTGGAGGAAAAACTGTCGGCCTGCGGCGCGTCGATCCAGCGCATCAGCGACTAACGCGTATCCCGCAAAAGCATCTCCCCGGTCATGATCCGTACCGGTTTTGCGATTAGGATACGCGCAAATTAAAGGTAAGGTTTTGCCGATGACGTTGCCCGACCAGCTCAAACTGATTGCGCTCGATGCGGACGATCTCGCGGTGATATCGGCGCATGTGCAGGACGCCCGTGTGCAGACATCCGACATCGTCTGGCGGCAGGACCAAATGCGGCTGGTGGTCGGCATGAACCGGCTGGACTGGGAACAGACGTTAACCGGCGGAACGCGCCCCCGCCGCCTGATTGCGGCGCTGCGCTTCGACCGGGTGCTGGCCTGCAAGTCACGCAACATCGACCTCGGGCAGCCCCAGGCGACGCTGGAACTGGTCGGGATCGAATTCCACCCCGGCGAGGCCCCCGGCGGCAGCGCGCTGCTGCTGTTTGGCCATGGCGGGGCGCTGCGGCTGGACGTCGAATGCCTGGAATGCGAACTGACCGACCTTGGGACCGACGATCTCGGGACCAGCGATATCGGCACCGCGCCGTCAGGGTTCGAGGTGTAGCACTGTCATTCCGGGGCGATGCGAAGCATCGAACCCGGAATCTCGAGATTCCGGGTCTGGTCCTTCGGACCATCCCGGAATGACCGGCCCCAAAGGGTTGACGGCCCTTGGCCGCCGCGCCATTGAGCATGGGCCCTTAGATTAAGTCCCAGAAAGCCGTCATGCCCGTTCGCCTCGACCGAAGCAGCGCCGATTTCGACGCGCAATTCGCGAAATTTCTCGCCGCCAAGCGCGAAGTCTCTGATGATGTCGAGCGGGCGACCCGCGCCATCGTCGACGACGTGGCCGCGCGCGGCGACGCCGCGCTGATCGAGGCGACGCGCAAGTTCGACCGGCTCGACATTGCAGCCTCCGGCCTGCGCGTGACCGCGGCCGAGGTCGACGCCGCGGTCGGGGCCTGCGATGCCCCGACCCTGGATGCGCTGAAATTCGCGCGCGACCGGATCGAGGTTTTTCACCGCCGCCAGTTGCCGAAGGACGAGCGCTTCACCGACGCGCTCGGCGTCGAGCTCGGCTGGCGCTGGAGTGCTGTCGATGCAGTCGGGCTCTACGTTCCCGGCGGCACCGCGGCCTATCCGTCCTCGGTGCTGATGAACGCGGTGCCGGCGAAAGTCGCCGGCGTGCCGCGCCTGGTGATGGTGGTGCCGTCGCCGGACGGCAAGCTCAATCCGCTGGTATTGGCGGCAGCCCATCTCGGCGGCGTCTCCGAGATCTATCGCGTCGGTGGCGCGCAGGCGGTGGCGGCGTTGGCCTACGGCACCGCCACCATCGCGCCGGTCGCCAAAATCGTCGGCCCCGGCAACGCCTATGTAGCCGCCGCCAAGCGCCAGGTGTTCGGCAAGGTCGGCATCGACATGATCGCGGGCCCGTCCGAAGTGCTGGTGATCGCCGACGACACCGGCAATGCCGGCTGGATCGCCGCCGATCTGTTGGCGCAGGCCGAGCACGATGCCAGCGCGCAGTCGATCCTGATCACCGACAGCGCGGCACTGGCCGCCGAGGTCGAGCGCGCGCTGGAAGCCCAGCTTGTGACGCTGCCCCGCGCGCAAATCGCGCGGGCCTCGTGGAACGAGTTTGGCGCCATCATCATGGTAAAACAGCTCGACGAG from Bradyrhizobium sp. Ash2021 encodes the following:
- a CDS encoding LLM class flavin-dependent oxidoreductase translates to MKKIGFLSFGHWTPSSQSQTRSAADTLLQSIELAVAAEELGADGAYFRVHHFARQLASPFPLLAAVGAKTSRIEIGTAVIDMRYENPLYMAEDAGAADLIAGGRLQLGISRGSPEQVIDGWRYFGYQPAEGQNDADMGRRHAEVFFDLLRGEGFAQPNPRPMFPNPPGLLRLEPYSEGLRDRIWWGAGSNATAIWAAKLGMNLQSSTLKNDETGEAFHVQQAAQIRAYRAAWKEAGQTREPRVSVSRSIFALMDDRDRTYFGRGREDDDQIGFIDERTRAIFGRSYAAEPHVLIEQLRKDEAITEADTLLLTVPNQLGVAYNAHVIEAILTHVAPALGWR
- a CDS encoding FAD-dependent oxidoreductase, with translation MSADNTTADPATATNSFAFPRHEQTFPTLMPHEIDRMRRFGEVVFFKHGEALFETGKPGPGMFVILSGEVVITQRDGLGHVSPVIDQGPGQFLAEIGQLSGRVALVDGHAEGDVETLLIPPDKLRALLVAEADLGERIMRALILRRVSLIQGGVGGPVLIGPVSLGDMARLQSFLARNGQPHNLLDPATDKDAADLVARYSASRADLPLVVCPDGTVLRNPTETALAMAMGMIGHHGPDKVYDVAVVGSGPAGLATAVYAASEGLSVAVFDSRAYGGQAGASARIENYLGFPTGISGQALAGRAFSQAQKFGAEMLIPVSIKSLDCSKSSGAFELATQCGRFLRARSIVVASGARYRRPEIENLDRFEGRGVWYWASPIEARLCANQDVVLVGGGNSAGQAAVFLSGHARKVYMMIRGGGLGSSMSRYLIERIEATPNIELIFNAEVVGLEGSETLARVRWRSRLGPDVYMLDVRNLFLFVGADPATGWLEGCGVKVDRAGFVLTGVQDGQNGERPVPPLETTVPGVFAVGDVRSGSVKRVGGAIGEGAQVVAALHGFLGDSAKPAL
- a CDS encoding UBP-type zinc finger domain-containing protein, producing the protein MSKGCTHIAGIHTVTPSALGCEECLKSGSRWLHLRICRSCGHVGCCDDSPNKHATAHFHATGHPIIEGYDPPEGWGWCYVDEVLFDLSNRKTPHNGKIPRYY
- a CDS encoding alpha/beta hydrolase, producing MPTITTKDGIEIFYKDWGSGQPIVFSHGWPLSSDDWDAQMLFFLNHGYRVIAHDRRGHGRSSQTGDGHDMDHYADDLAAVTAHLDLKNAVHVGHSTGGGEVVHYIARHGESRVAKAAIISAVPPLMVQTPANPGGLPKEVFDGLQAQLAANRSEFYRALPAGPFYGYNRPGAKPSEAVIQNWWRQGMMGGAKAHYDGIVAFSQTDFTDDLKKINVPVLVMHGDDDQIVPYADSGPLSAKLLKNGSLKTYKGFPHGMPTTEAATINTDLLAFIKR
- a CDS encoding epimerase, which encodes MKVILFGATGMVGQGVLRECLIDPGIERVLVVGRSPTGRTHAKLSEILHDDFTDFSAIESQLAGYDACFFCLGVSSVGMDEVRYRHLTYDITLAAAKTLSRLNPGMVFTYVTGRSTDSTEQGPQMWARVKGKTENDLLKLPFKAAYMFRPAGIQPLHGVRSKTSWVQAIYVVTAPLLSYLNRVAPKYMTTSEQLGRAMIKVARDGYPKPVLESEDINRI
- the murA gene encoding UDP-N-acetylglucosamine 1-carboxyvinyltransferase gives rise to the protein MDRIRIVGGSKLNGTIAISGAKNAALPLMIAGLLTEETLILDNVPRLADVAQLQRILGNHGVDIMSAGKRPGDREYQGQTLHISAADIIDTTAPYELVSRMRASFWVIAPLLARMHVAKVSLPGGCAIGTRPVDLLIMAMQKLGADIAIDGGYVIAKAPGGLRGAPIDFPKVTVSGTHVALMAASLASGTTEITNAACELEIKDVADCLNKMGARITGAGTPRIVIEGVAKLHGARHTVLPDRIEAGTYAMAVAMTGGDVQLSGARPELLQSALDILTEAGAVVTVNNDGIRVARNGAGIKPVKVSTAPFPGFPTDLQAQLMALMACAGGSSEITETIFENRFMHVQELARFGAKISLDGETATIEGSAILRGAPVMATDLRASVSLVIAGLAAEGETMVNRVYHLDRGFERLEEKLSACGASIQRISD
- a CDS encoding DUF2948 family protein, which translates into the protein MPDQLKLIALDADDLAVISAHVQDARVQTSDIVWRQDQMRLVVGMNRLDWEQTLTGGTRPRRLIAALRFDRVLACKSRNIDLGQPQATLELVGIEFHPGEAPGGSALLLFGHGGALRLDVECLECELTDLGTDDLGTSDIGTAPSGFEV
- the hisD gene encoding histidinol dehydrogenase, whose amino-acid sequence is MPVRLDRSSADFDAQFAKFLAAKREVSDDVERATRAIVDDVAARGDAALIEATRKFDRLDIAASGLRVTAAEVDAAVGACDAPTLDALKFARDRIEVFHRRQLPKDERFTDALGVELGWRWSAVDAVGLYVPGGTAAYPSSVLMNAVPAKVAGVPRLVMVVPSPDGKLNPLVLAAAHLGGVSEIYRVGGAQAVAALAYGTATIAPVAKIVGPGNAYVAAAKRQVFGKVGIDMIAGPSEVLVIADDTGNAGWIAADLLAQAEHDASAQSILITDSAALAAEVERALEAQLVTLPRAQIARASWNEFGAIIMVKQLDEAVVLANAIAAEHLEIMTADAEALSAKVRNAGAIFLGPHTPEAIGDYVGGSNHVLPTARSARFSSGLGVLDFMKRTSILKCGPDQLRALGPAAMTLGKAEGLDAHSRSVGLRLNLT